In Stutzerimonas stutzeri, a genomic segment contains:
- a CDS encoding DUF2946 family protein — translation MFRSRRAPAWLATLAVLLHLFAMPLMGTAAPMMGMAGHCAMAEVLQHGDHHLAAKTDIAPQSHAAHADPSTPPPDPAHHLSMPCCCAAGAAALAAIAPSAPQLLVPRRTGLGLLPLAGPAHASPRYYWPSLNPRASPLA, via the coding sequence ATGTTCCGCTCTCGTCGCGCCCCGGCCTGGCTGGCCACCCTCGCGGTGTTGCTGCATCTGTTCGCGATGCCGCTGATGGGCACCGCTGCGCCGATGATGGGCATGGCCGGGCACTGCGCGATGGCCGAGGTCCTCCAGCATGGCGATCATCACCTCGCAGCGAAGACCGACATAGCGCCGCAGAGCCACGCCGCCCACGCCGACCCATCCACGCCGCCGCCGGACCCTGCTCATCACCTCTCGATGCCTTGCTGCTGCGCGGCAGGCGCCGCGGCGCTGGCGGCGATTGCACCCAGCGCGCCGCAGCTGCTGGTGCCGCGGCGCACCGGCCTGGGCCTGCTGCCACTTGCAGGGCCTGCTCATGCCTCGCCACGATACTACTGGCCGAGCCTCAATCCCCGCGCCTCACCACTCGCCTGA
- a CDS encoding heavy metal sensor histidine kinase, which yields MRLLPRSLSLRLAIAFALVAVVLLGAIGLYLYRSLEREISWRDDQALLGRLERMQALLEDSASIEALRQRPQLYENMLGNRDSLLWLLDAQGRPLIEINPARLAIPTLPASNAAALTDTDGARLAWRRLPGEAGLTLVAGRMLVEREQMLAAYRVKLWWALSLGALLASLLGWLISRRALRPVRHLTRQALAIDVQHLHLRLDESAMPSELEPLRAALDQMLNRLEQGFARLSRFSEDLAHEMRTPLGNLMGQTQQLLHKDRDAEAYHALLVSNQEEYERLARMIDGMLFLARAEQPAAAIERQRFALPALVKQLCDYFEGIAEERGIQLLDETEGALFGDPELIRRALANLLANALRYGASDSPVRIVSGSGDGWRSLSVINQGLPIPPEHLPRLFDRFYRCDPSRAEPGDTGGLGLAIVRSIMQLHGGEVVVRSDAKETLFVLRFPAEKV from the coding sequence ATGAGGCTGTTGCCGCGCTCGCTCAGCCTGCGCCTGGCCATCGCCTTCGCACTGGTGGCCGTAGTGCTGCTCGGTGCCATCGGGCTGTATCTGTATCGCTCGCTGGAGCGGGAAATCAGCTGGCGTGACGATCAGGCACTGCTCGGTCGGCTGGAACGCATGCAGGCGCTGCTGGAGGACAGCGCCAGTATCGAGGCGCTCCGCCAACGACCACAGCTGTACGAAAACATGCTGGGCAATCGCGACAGCCTGCTCTGGTTACTCGACGCTCAGGGGCGCCCGCTGATCGAGATCAACCCGGCGCGGCTGGCCATTCCGACATTGCCGGCCAGCAATGCCGCGGCGTTGACCGATACGGATGGAGCGCGGCTGGCCTGGCGTCGGTTGCCGGGCGAGGCGGGGCTGACGCTGGTGGCCGGGCGCATGCTCGTCGAGCGCGAGCAGATGCTTGCCGCCTACCGCGTAAAGCTCTGGTGGGCGCTCAGTCTCGGCGCGCTTCTGGCGTCCTTGCTCGGCTGGCTGATCAGCCGGCGCGCGCTGCGTCCCGTACGGCATCTCACGCGGCAGGCGCTGGCCATCGACGTGCAGCACCTGCATCTGCGCCTCGACGAATCGGCAATGCCCAGTGAACTGGAGCCGCTGCGTGCCGCGCTTGACCAGATGCTGAATCGGCTGGAACAGGGCTTCGCGCGGCTGTCGCGCTTCAGTGAGGACCTGGCCCACGAGATGCGCACGCCGCTCGGCAATCTCATGGGCCAGACCCAGCAGCTGTTGCACAAGGACCGCGATGCCGAGGCCTATCACGCGTTGCTGGTGTCCAATCAGGAGGAGTACGAACGCCTGGCGCGGATGATCGACGGCATGCTGTTCCTCGCTCGTGCCGAGCAGCCGGCGGCGGCCATCGAGCGGCAGCGGTTTGCATTGCCAGCACTGGTCAAGCAACTGTGCGACTACTTCGAAGGCATTGCCGAAGAGCGAGGGATTCAGCTGCTCGACGAAACCGAGGGTGCGCTGTTCGGTGACCCCGAGCTGATCCGTCGGGCGCTGGCGAACCTGCTGGCCAATGCGCTGCGCTACGGCGCCAGTGACAGCCCGGTGCGCATCGTCAGCGGCTCAGGGGATGGGTGGCGGTCGCTCAGCGTGATCAATCAGGGGCTTCCGATCCCGCCCGAGCATCTGCCGCGGCTGTTCGATCGCTTCTACCGATGCGACCCATCGCGCGCCGAGCCGGGCGATACCGGCGGGTTGGGCTTGGCAATCGTGCGCTCTATCATGCAGCTGCACGGCGGCGAGGTGGTTGTTCGTAGCGACGCCAAGGAAACGCTGTTCGTCCTGCGCTTCCCAGCAGAAAAAGTCTGA
- a CDS encoding PepSY-associated TM helix domain-containing protein, translated as MSAPAAGARPEAPTTVSRTQQPLFGLLIRLHLYVGLLVGPFIFVAALSGLVYALTPQLENRLYAQQLYTESTGTALPLARQIDVAQAYIGEAATLSAVRPAPQPGTTTRVMFKTPALGDSESRAVFVDPMTAEIRGDLLVYGTSGVLPLRTWLDQFHRSLLLGEPGRLYSELAASWLWVAALGGLALWAIRRRRLGTGLPRRRGLRHWHATLGLCLLIGLLFFSATGLTWSRWAGDNIGIVRATLGMSTPSVSTALNGASAAPASEHAHHAGMAMPAAPSQDSALFDAVLGAARHAGIDADKLEIVPAGGPDRAWTVTEIDRSWPTQVDAVAVDPRSLRITDRIDFATFPLAAKLTRWGIDAHMGSLFGLANQLLLAITALGLATLVAVGYVMGLRRVTARRVGLVQSLAALPPVTRLVTVALAMLFGICLPVLGVSLLLFLIGEALIDGLARSRRLRVGQPG; from the coding sequence ATGTCTGCACCTGCTGCCGGCGCCCGTCCCGAGGCGCCAACCACGGTATCCCGTACGCAACAACCGCTGTTCGGGTTGTTGATTCGCCTGCATCTCTACGTCGGCCTGCTGGTCGGCCCGTTCATCTTCGTGGCAGCCCTGAGTGGTCTGGTCTACGCCTTGACGCCGCAACTGGAAAACCGTCTGTACGCACAACAGCTGTACACCGAAAGCACCGGCACGGCATTGCCCTTGGCGCGGCAAATCGACGTCGCCCAGGCCTACATCGGCGAGGCTGCGACCTTGTCTGCGGTGCGGCCAGCGCCGCAACCCGGCACCACGACGCGAGTGATGTTCAAGACGCCGGCGCTGGGCGACTCGGAAAGCCGCGCGGTGTTCGTCGACCCGATGACTGCCGAGATCCGCGGCGATCTGCTGGTCTACGGCACCAGCGGCGTGCTGCCGCTGCGTACTTGGCTCGATCAGTTTCACCGCAGCCTGCTGCTCGGCGAGCCGGGCCGGTTGTACAGCGAACTGGCGGCATCCTGGCTTTGGGTCGCCGCGCTGGGCGGCCTCGCACTGTGGGCGATCCGTCGTCGCCGGCTAGGTACGGGCCTGCCGCGCCGGCGAGGGCTGCGTCACTGGCACGCGACCCTGGGGCTGTGCCTGTTGATCGGCCTGCTGTTCTTTTCCGCTACCGGCCTGACCTGGTCGCGCTGGGCCGGCGACAACATCGGCATCGTCCGGGCAACGTTGGGCATGTCGACGCCGAGTGTGTCCACCGCGCTGAACGGTGCCTCCGCCGCGCCAGCCAGTGAACACGCCCATCATGCCGGGATGGCGATGCCGGCAGCGCCCTCGCAGGATTCAGCGCTGTTCGATGCCGTGCTCGGCGCCGCGCGTCACGCCGGCATCGATGCAGACAAGCTGGAAATCGTACCGGCAGGCGGGCCCGACCGCGCCTGGACGGTGACCGAGATCGACCGCAGCTGGCCGACCCAGGTCGACGCCGTAGCGGTCGATCCGCGCAGCCTGCGCATCACCGATCGCATCGACTTCGCCACTTTCCCCCTGGCGGCCAAGCTGACACGCTGGGGCATCGACGCGCACATGGGCTCGCTGTTCGGATTGGCTAACCAACTGCTGCTGGCGATTACCGCGCTGGGGCTGGCGACGCTAGTGGCCGTCGGTTACGTGATGGGCCTGCGACGAGTCACGGCACGCCGCGTTGGCCTGGTTCAGTCGTTGGCGGCGCTGCCTCCCGTCACGCGGCTGGTCACGGTGGCTCTCGCCATGCTGTTTGGCATCTGCCTGCCGGTGCTGGGCGTCAGCTTGCTGCTATTTCTGATCGGCGAGGCACTGATCGATGGTCTGGCGCGGTCGCGTCGACTGCGAGTCGGTCAGCCGGGCTGA
- the xth gene encoding exodeoxyribonuclease III — translation MDSLKIATYNINGIRARRTNLLEWLEREQPDVVCLQELKAQDADFPIDDIRAAGYGAIWHGQKSWNGVAILARGDDPLEIRRGLPGDPDDSHSRYLEAAAHGVIVACLYLPNGNPQPGPKFDYKLAWFERLIEHAAGLFDNGHPVVLAGDYNVVPTDEDIYNPRSWTKDALLQSESRACYQRLLEQGWSDALRAKYPDERIYTFWDYFRQHWQKNSGLRIDHLLLSTDLAPRLLDAGVDRWVRDQEHASDHAPTWVTLAAADAANEPEKKPAKRRSSSPAKQRRNER, via the coding sequence GTGGATTCCCTAAAAATCGCCACCTACAACATCAACGGCATCCGTGCACGGCGCACCAATCTGTTGGAATGGCTGGAGCGCGAGCAGCCGGATGTGGTTTGCCTGCAGGAGCTCAAAGCGCAGGACGCCGACTTCCCCATCGATGACATTCGCGCCGCTGGTTACGGCGCGATCTGGCACGGGCAGAAGTCGTGGAATGGCGTGGCGATACTCGCGCGCGGTGACGACCCCCTCGAAATCCGTCGCGGCCTGCCTGGCGATCCGGACGACAGCCATAGCCGTTATCTGGAGGCTGCCGCCCATGGCGTGATCGTCGCCTGTCTCTACCTGCCCAACGGCAATCCGCAGCCGGGGCCGAAGTTCGATTACAAGCTGGCGTGGTTCGAGCGCCTGATCGAGCACGCGGCGGGTTTGTTCGACAACGGGCATCCGGTGGTGCTGGCAGGTGATTACAACGTGGTGCCCACCGACGAAGATATCTACAACCCGCGCTCCTGGACGAAGGACGCGCTGTTGCAGTCGGAAAGCCGCGCCTGCTACCAACGTCTTCTGGAACAAGGCTGGAGCGATGCGCTGCGCGCCAAATACCCCGACGAGCGCATCTATACCTTCTGGGACTATTTTCGCCAGCACTGGCAAAAGAATTCAGGCCTGCGTATCGATCATCTGTTGCTCAGCACCGATCTGGCGCCACGATTGCTCGACGCCGGTGTCGATCGCTGGGTGCGTGATCAGGAACATGCCAGCGACCATGCGCCGACCTGGGTCACGCTGGCCGCAGCCGATGCCGCGAACGAGCCGGAAAAGAAACCGGCGAAACGCCGGTCGTCGTCACCCGCCAAGCAACGGCGGAATGAGCGCTAG
- a CDS encoding efflux transporter outer membrane subunit — protein MSRRRCALPCLVSGWVLLTLAGCMPPRQPLPPEAGFTXPRRWREPGAKPVEVSATWWEAFADPYLTALVETALANNTDVLSAASRVEQAREQIQLSRAALLPSLDAVLGAQRTRELSVLGITHTTAVQPSLQVSYEVDLWGRLRRLREAADLQFQATEAERDAVRLAVASTTARAYVSLLSLDRQLHVTRETVNSRQEALRVAEDRAGLGYTSQLELTQAQSEYEAAAELLPRLQQAIREQENALRLLTGRLPGEVERGAGLLTIEPPPVPAVLPSTLLRRRPDIQQAELLLAASNLNLQAQRDRFLPQVQLSASVGQLFVNSLDYDPVRVWDLGASVLAPIFDAGRLEAGVNIATAQRNQAAFAYRATALQAFNEVENSLAAIGNLRQQLSRVAARRAVLERSLTYAEDRYRAGYSSYLETLDAQRNLFNTELAAVQLRESQLNALIRLYQVLGGGWQANREPPQPG, from the coding sequence ATGAGCCGACGCCGTTGCGCCCTGCCCTGTCTGGTGTCCGGGTGGGTGCTGCTGACCCTGGCCGGCTGCATGCCGCCCCGTCAGCCGCTGCCACCAGAAGCCGGGTTCACTSCGCCCCGTCGCTGGCGCGAGCCGGGCGCGAAGCCGGTCGAGGTTTCCGCGACCTGGTGGGAGGCCTTCGCTGATCCGTACCTGACGGCACTTGTCGAGACGGCCCTGGCGAACAACACCGATGTGCTGAGCGCTGCCTCACGGGTCGAGCAGGCGCGCGAGCAGATCCAGCTGTCGCGCGCCGCCCTGCTGCCCTCGCTCGACGCCGTACTGGGTGCGCAACGGACCCGCGAACTGAGCGTGCTGGGGATCACTCATACCACCGCGGTACAGCCATCGCTGCAAGTGTCCTACGAAGTGGACCTCTGGGGCCGCCTGCGGCGTTTGCGCGAAGCGGCCGACCTGCAGTTTCAGGCGACCGAAGCCGAACGCGACGCGGTACGTCTGGCCGTAGCCAGTACCACCGCCCGGGCCTACGTGTCGTTGTTGTCGCTGGACCGGCAGCTGCATGTCACGCGGGAAACGGTCAATTCTCGGCAGGAGGCGCTGCGCGTCGCCGAAGACCGTGCCGGCCTCGGCTACACCTCGCAGCTGGAGCTGACCCAGGCGCAGTCCGAATACGAAGCCGCTGCCGAACTGTTACCGCGCTTGCAACAGGCGATCCGCGAGCAGGAAAACGCCCTGCGCCTGCTCACCGGCCGCCTGCCCGGAGAGGTCGAACGCGGCGCCGGGCTGCTGACCATCGAGCCGCCACCGGTGCCCGCCGTGCTGCCATCGACCCTGTTACGCCGGCGTCCGGATATCCAGCAAGCCGAACTGTTACTGGCCGCCAGCAACCTGAACCTGCAGGCCCAGCGAGACCGCTTTCTGCCCCAGGTACAACTGTCGGCCAGCGTCGGCCAACTATTCGTCAACTCGCTGGATTATGACCCGGTGCGAGTCTGGGATCTCGGCGCCAGTGTGCTCGCACCGATCTTCGATGCCGGGCGTCTGGAAGCTGGCGTGAACATCGCCACCGCACAGCGCAACCAGGCCGCGTTCGCCTACCGCGCCACGGCGCTGCAGGCCTTCAACGAAGTAGAGAACAGCCTGGCCGCGATCGGCAATCTGCGCCAGCAGCTCTCGCGCGTCGCGGCTCGGCGCGCCGTGCTGGAGCGCTCGCTGACCTATGCCGAAGACCGCTACCGCGCGGGCTATTCGTCCTACCTGGAAACCCTCGATGCCCAGCGCAACCTGTTCAACACCGAGCTGGCCGCCGTGCAACTGCGCGAAAGCCAACTCAACGCGCTGATCCGCCTGTATCAGGTGCTCGGCGGCGGCTGGCAGGCCAACCGCGAGCCGCCTCAGCCCGGCTGA
- a CDS encoding sensor domain-containing phosphodiesterase, whose translation MNQNSGLVGEHEPSLKFDGDELVNLSIDEMLTEALNTVRRHLRMDVAFIGEFHEGRRVFRHIDGSPHPTALLVGASGSLGDSYCQRIVDGRLPELIHDAAEFKEALALPETRAIPIGAHMSVPIRFSDGSLYGTFCCFSTQADQSLDQCDLRTVRLFARFAGGLLERNALREQLRRDKLERIKAVIAHCDFWTVYQPIFNLADDTVVGYEALARFRPEPYRSPDVWFQEAGEVGLRTQLETLLLKTALEGLRLIPDNVYLSLNVCPEALLDGSVVELLAKQPLHRLMLEVTEHTSIVDYALIATILEPLRQRGLRLAVDDAGAGYASFRHILKLKPDVIKLDRSLISNVDSDSDCCAMAAALIRFADQTGSKIIAEGVETNGELAVLRGLQVTKAQGFLLGMPQPLSEAER comes from the coding sequence ATGAACCAGAATTCTGGTCTGGTTGGCGAACATGAACCGTCGCTGAAGTTTGACGGGGATGAGCTGGTTAATCTGTCCATCGACGAGATGCTGACCGAGGCCCTGAACACGGTCCGGCGACATCTACGCATGGACGTCGCTTTCATTGGAGAGTTTCACGAAGGACGGCGGGTGTTTCGCCATATCGACGGGAGCCCTCATCCGACGGCATTGTTGGTTGGCGCGAGCGGTTCGTTGGGGGACAGCTACTGCCAGCGGATCGTCGATGGCCGCCTGCCGGAGCTCATTCACGATGCCGCTGAGTTCAAGGAGGCGCTGGCGCTACCGGAGACTCGGGCGATACCGATTGGGGCGCATATGAGCGTGCCGATTCGTTTCAGCGATGGTTCGCTTTACGGGACCTTCTGCTGCTTCAGCACGCAAGCGGATCAAAGCCTGGACCAATGCGACCTGCGCACCGTGCGCCTGTTTGCCCGCTTTGCCGGGGGACTGCTCGAGCGCAATGCACTACGCGAGCAGCTGCGCCGTGACAAGCTCGAGCGCATCAAGGCGGTCATCGCGCATTGCGATTTCTGGACCGTCTACCAACCCATCTTCAACTTGGCTGACGACACGGTCGTGGGCTACGAAGCGCTGGCCCGGTTTCGTCCCGAACCATATCGTTCGCCGGACGTCTGGTTTCAGGAAGCTGGCGAGGTCGGGCTTCGCACCCAGTTAGAGACCCTGCTGCTGAAAACCGCGCTCGAAGGCCTGCGGTTGATTCCCGACAATGTCTACCTGTCGCTGAACGTCTGTCCAGAAGCGCTGCTGGATGGCTCGGTGGTCGAACTGCTTGCCAAGCAACCGCTGCATCGCCTGATGCTGGAGGTGACCGAGCACACGTCTATCGTCGACTATGCGCTGATCGCAACCATCCTCGAACCTCTGCGCCAACGAGGGTTACGCCTGGCGGTTGACGACGCGGGCGCCGGCTATGCCAGCTTTCGTCACATCCTCAAGCTCAAGCCTGACGTCATCAAGCTCGATCGAAGCCTGATCAGCAACGTCGACAGCGACAGCGACTGCTGCGCGATGGCCGCGGCGCTGATTCGTTTCGCCGATCAGACGGGCAGCAAGATCATCGCTGAGGGCGTGGAAACGAACGGCGAGCTGGCGGTCCTGCGCGGATTGCAGGTGACCAAGGCCCAGGGCTTCCTGCTGGGCATGCCACAGCCGCTGAGCGAAGCGGAGCGTTGA
- a CDS encoding HlyD family secretion protein — translation MSERTQSEDQQNLQTAQPPQPSAAVTDAGPTPDDPPKTIKPSRRSVILMLLVALFGVLAVLYAWQLWPFNGQVAVTENAYVRGQITVLAPQVNGYVTEVLVQDFEQVEQGQALVRIDDRQYRQLVEQRRAELAARRFELENLEQTLASNEATLASRRAELSAAEAERLRALADEKRVNELAERGSVSIRERDQIRASARAAAAKVKQAQAAIAIAEQTLKASEVSRGGLQAQIEIAEATLKRAQIDLDNTVIQAPRDGQVSEVTVRQGQYVAAGSQLLYLVPEQLWVIANYKETQTFAMRPGQPVQIEVDALDGARLSGRVQRLAPATGSEFSVLRPDNATGNFTKVVQRVPVRISIDPDQPLAQRLRPGLSVVTHVDTGVAVQSDPPVASGAQ, via the coding sequence ATGAGCGAACGCACCCAATCCGAGGATCAGCAAAACCTTCAGACGGCCCAGCCGCCACAACCGTCGGCGGCCGTTACCGATGCCGGCCCGACGCCGGACGATCCGCCGAAGACCATCAAACCGAGCCGGCGCTCGGTCATTCTGATGCTATTGGTGGCGCTTTTCGGTGTTCTGGCAGTTCTGTACGCCTGGCAACTTTGGCCGTTCAACGGGCAGGTGGCGGTGACCGAGAACGCCTACGTGCGAGGGCAGATCACCGTCCTCGCACCGCAGGTCAACGGCTATGTGACCGAGGTGCTGGTGCAGGACTTCGAACAGGTCGAGCAGGGGCAGGCGCTGGTACGTATCGATGACCGCCAGTACCGCCAGTTGGTCGAACAGCGCCGCGCCGAGCTGGCCGCGCGGCGCTTCGAGCTGGAGAACCTGGAGCAGACGCTGGCCTCGAACGAGGCCACGCTGGCCTCCCGCCGCGCCGAACTGTCTGCCGCCGAAGCCGAACGGCTACGCGCACTGGCGGATGAAAAACGCGTCAACGAACTGGCCGAACGCGGCTCGGTCTCCATCCGAGAACGCGACCAGATCCGCGCCAGCGCGCGTGCCGCCGCCGCCAAGGTGAAGCAGGCGCAGGCTGCTATCGCGATTGCGGAGCAGACGCTCAAGGCCAGTGAAGTATCCCGTGGTGGTTTGCAGGCGCAGATCGAAATCGCCGAAGCCACCCTGAAGCGGGCACAGATCGATCTCGACAACACAGTGATCCAGGCGCCGCGCGACGGCCAGGTCAGCGAGGTGACGGTACGCCAGGGCCAATATGTGGCGGCCGGCTCGCAACTGCTCTATCTGGTGCCGGAACAGCTCTGGGTGATCGCCAATTACAAGGAAACCCAGACCTTCGCCATGCGTCCCGGCCAGCCAGTGCAGATCGAAGTCGATGCGCTGGACGGCGCGCGCCTGAGCGGTCGCGTCCAGCGACTGGCGCCAGCCACCGGTTCGGAATTCAGCGTGCTACGCCCGGACAACGCCACGGGTAACTTCACCAAGGTGGTCCAGCGAGTGCCGGTGCGCATTTCCATCGATCCGGATCAACCGCTCGCGCAACGTCTGCGACCGGGGCTGTCGGTGGTCACTCACGTCGACACCGGGGTCGCCGTGCAATCCGACCCGCCTGTCGCGAGCGGCGCGCAATGA